A stretch of DNA from Halorubrum sp. BOL3-1:
AACGGGTCGCCGCACCGAGACGCGTCCGGACTGAGACCCCGGCGTCGCCGGAGAAGGGTGACCGATCGTTCAGCGCCGCCGCCGCGGTCGTCGCTGCCCACCGGTGAACTCCGCGGCGAGCCGCCCGAGGTACCACACTACCGCTGCCCCGAGCAGGAGGCCACCGCCGAGCGCGGCGAGTAGCTCGACCGGCGACGGGCCGAACTGGAGGGCGAGGAGGGCCGGTGAGACCGTGACGATGGCGAGCAGCGCGAGCTTGATCTTCCGGTTTCCGGAATCACGCTCTGCCTCGGAGATAGGTCCTACCACAACGATCCCCCCGCCCTCGTTCCGATGACCGCCGGCGTGACGCTCATGCGTCCACCACGCTCCCGGCAGGTATCAAGGCCACGAACCGGTTCGCCCGGCGTCGGGAAATAAAAGCGTCTCGACCGTTCACGCCGGTAGCGAGTCGTTGCGGCCGTGAACGGTCTCGGTGGTTTAACCCTGTTCGACGGCTCGTGTCGAACGCCCCTACCCGCTCCCGAATCGGCGCGACGCGTCGGCGCGGCCTCGCTCGTCGCCGCCTGCCGGCGTTCGCCGGCGCCCGCGCTCGTCTACGCAGTGCCGGGACCCGCCCCTCTCCGCCGTTTCGCGGCGTTTTTGACCCAACCCCGACAAGCGAGCAGTATGGACGACGAACTCCGCGAGCGCGTCGCGACGGCCGGCGAGGCCGCGGCGCTTTTCAACGCGCTCAAACACGGCAGCGACCCGGACGTGGGCGCGATCATGGGCCCGATCATGGGCGAGAACCCCGAGTTCCGCCCGCACGGCGACGAGATCCCGGGGATCCTCGCGCCGGTCGTGAACGACGTCGCCGGGATGGACGAGGCGGAGCGCCGGGAGCGCCTCGGTGAGCTGGCGCCCGAGCGCCTCGCGGGGCTGGAGGCCGACGAGGAGGCGGACGAACACGTTCTCCCCGACCTCCCGAACGCCGAGGACGGCGAGGTCGTGATGCGCGCGGCTCCCAATCCGAACGGTCCGTGGCACGTCGGTCACGCCCGGATGCCCGCCGTCATCGGGACGTATAAGGAGCGGTACGACGGCGAGTTCATCTGCCGGTTCGACGACACCGACCCGGAGACGAAGCGACCCGACCTCGACGCGTACGACGCCATCCTGGAGGACATCGAATACCTCGGGTTCGAGCCGGACCGCGTGATCTGTGCCTCGGACCGACTGGAGACGTACTACGACCACGCCCGCGAGCTGATAGACCTCGGCGGCGCCTACACCTGCTCGTGTTCCGGCGACGAGTTCTCGGAGCTGAAGAACGCCGGCGAGGCGTGCCCGCACCGCGAGAAGGACGTCGAGACGGTCCGCGAGGAGTTCGCGGCGATGGTCGACGGGGAGTACGGCTCCGGTGAGATGGTCCTCCGCGTGAAGACCGACATCGAACACAAAAATCCCGCGCTGCGCGACTGGGTCGCCTTCCGCATGATCGACACCCCCCATCCGCGCGAGGAGGCGGCGGAGTACCGGTGTTGGCCCATGCTCGACTTCCAGTCCGGCGTTGACGACCACCTCACGGGCGTCACCCACATCGTCCGCGGGATCGACCTCCAGGACTCCGCGAAACGCCAGCGGTTCGTCTACGACTA
This window harbors:
- a CDS encoding glutamate--tRNA ligase, which encodes MDDELRERVATAGEAAALFNALKHGSDPDVGAIMGPIMGENPEFRPHGDEIPGILAPVVNDVAGMDEAERRERLGELAPERLAGLEADEEADEHVLPDLPNAEDGEVVMRAAPNPNGPWHVGHARMPAVIGTYKERYDGEFICRFDDTDPETKRPDLDAYDAILEDIEYLGFEPDRVICASDRLETYYDHARELIDLGGAYTCSCSGDEFSELKNAGEACPHREKDVETVREEFAAMVDGEYGSGEMVLRVKTDIEHKNPALRDWVAFRMIDTPHPREEAAEYRCWPMLDFQSGVDDHLTGVTHIVRGIDLQDSAKRQRFVYDYFGWEYPEVLHWGHVQVDEYDVTLSTSTIKGLIEDGELTGWDDPRAPTIRSMRRRGIRGQALVDSMTELGMSTSDVDLAMSSVYANNRDLVDDDANRYFFVRDHDDAPAAELPVVDGDATAPDAGHPPLHPDHGDRGDREVPAGRVVVESPDLPVEGGRVWLKGYGCVRYEGDKLVFLDADIDVVRDGDVDVVHWAPADEGLETLLRTVTGDVRGIAEPALAGVDPDTVVQFVRVGFARTDAFGPDATDEEDGPNGSEDLVAYYAHP